The following proteins are encoded in a genomic region of Pan troglodytes isolate AG18354 chromosome 2, NHGRI_mPanTro3-v2.0_pri, whole genome shotgun sequence:
- the LRRIQ4 gene encoding leucine-rich repeat and IQ domain-containing protein 4 isoform X1, producing MRRFWIFELFFTIMSKDIKSVEHSPKIHQRNDPQHVNDRTFFIDASNQSLTAIPLEIFTFTELEEVHLENNQIEEIPQEIQRLKNIRVLYLDKNNLRSLCPALGLLSSLESLDLSYNPIFSSSLVVVSFLHALRELRLYQTDLKEIPVVICKNLHHLELLGLTGNHLKCLPKEIVNQTKLREIYLKRNQFEVFPQELCVLYTLEIIDLDENKIGAIPEEIGHLTGLQKFYMASNNLPVLPASLCQCSQLSVLDLSHNLLHSIPKSLAELRKMTEIGLSGNRLEKVPRLICRWTSLHLLYLGNTGLHRLRGSFRCLVNLRFLDLSQNHLDHCPLQICALKNLEVLGLDDNKIGQLPSELGSLSKLKILGLTGNEFLSFPEEVLSLASLEKLYIGQDQGFKLTYVPEHIRKLQSLKELYIENNHLEYLPVSLGSMPNLEVLDCRHNLLKQLPDAICQAQALKELRLEDNLLTHLPENLDSLVNLKVLTLMDNPMEEPPKEVCAEGNEAIWKYLKENRNRNIMATKIQAWWRGTMVQRGFGKFGELLKPQKKGKTSPKDKKGKKDVKGKPGKGKKK from the exons attttggatattTGAGCTTTTCTTCACAATAATGTCAAAAGACATAAAATCAGTAGAACATTCACCTAaaattcatcagagaaatgatcCACAGCACGTCAATGATAGAACATTTTTCATTGATGCCTCTAATCAGAGCTTGACTGCCATTCCTTTGGAGATCTTCacattcacagaattagaagaagtGCATTTGGAGAATAACCAGATTGAAGAAATTCCCCAGGAGATTCAGCGTTTAAAGAACATCAGGGTCCTCTACCTGGATAAGAACAACCTGAGGAGCCTGTGCCCGGCGCTGGGGCTGCTGAGCAGCCTGGAGAGCCTGGACCTGAGCTACAACCccatcttctcctcctcccttgtCGTTGTCAGCTTCCTCCACGCCCTGCGCGAGCTCCGGCTCTACCAGACCGACCTGAAGGAAATTCCCgtcgtcatctgtaaaaacctcCACCATCTCGAGCTGCTCGGACTGACTGGAAACCACCTGAAATGTCTGCCCAAGGAAATAGTGAACCAGACCAAGCTGAGGGAGATCTACCTGAAGCGAAACCAATTTGAAGTTTTCCCCCAGGAGCTCTGTGTTCTCTACACCCTGGAGATCATTGACCTGGACGAGAACAAAATCGGTGCCATCCCAGAAGAGATCGGACACCTGACGGGGCTGCAGAAGTTCTATATGGCTTCTAACAACCTTCCCGTTCTGCCCGCGTCCCTGTGCCAGTGTAGCCAACTGTCGGTGCTCGATTTATCCCACAACCTCCTCCACTCCATCCCGAAGAGCCTCGCCGAGCTCAGGAAGATGACGGAAATCGGGCTGAGCGGGAACCGCCTGGAGAAGGTGCCACGCCTCATTTGCAGGTGGACCTCGCTGCACCTGCTCTACCTGGGAAACACCGGCCTGCACAGGCTGCGGGGCTCCTTCAGGTGCCTGGTCAACTTGCGCTTCCTGGACCTAAGCCAGAACCATCTGGACCACTGCCCGCTGCAGATCTGTGCACTGAAAAACCTTGAAGTCCTGGGACTGGATGACAATAAAATAGGACAG TTACCTTCAGAATTGGGCTCACTTTCAAAACTGAAGATACTTGGACTAACAGGAAATGAGTTCCTTTCCTTTCCGGAGGAAGTCCTTTCTTTAGCATCTTTAGAGAAATTATACATTGGGCAAGACCAGGGATTCAAACTTACCTATGTGCCAGAACACATTAGGAAACTGCAG AGTCTCAAAGAGCTATATATAGAGAACAATCATCTGGAGTACCTGCCCGTATCCTTGGGGTCAATGCCTAACCTAGAAGTTCTTGATTGCCGGCACAATTTGCTTAAGCAACTTCCAGATGCCATTTGCCAAGCACAAG CTTTGAAAGAATTACGGCTGGAGGACAACTTGCTCACCCATCTTCCGGAGAATTTGGATTCCCTAGTGAATCTTAAGGTTCTGACACTGATGGACAATCCCATGGAAGAACCCCCAAAAGAAGTGTGTGCTGAAGGCAATGAGGCCATATGGAAATACCtcaaggaaaacagaaacaggaaTATAATGGCAACAAAG attcaggcatggtggcgtggaaCAATGGTACAGAGAGGATTTGGGAAATTCGGTGaactactaaaaccacaaaagaaaggaaagacctCTCCAAaagataagaaaggaaagaaggatgtaaaaggaaaaccaggaaagggaaaaaagaaataa
- the LRRIQ4 gene encoding leucine-rich repeat and IQ domain-containing protein 4 isoform X2, which produces MSKDIKSVEHSPKIHQRNDPQHVNDRTFFIDASNQSLTAIPLEIFTFTELEEVHLENNQIEEIPQEIQRLKNIRVLYLDKNNLRSLCPALGLLSSLESLDLSYNPIFSSSLVVVSFLHALRELRLYQTDLKEIPVVICKNLHHLELLGLTGNHLKCLPKEIVNQTKLREIYLKRNQFEVFPQELCVLYTLEIIDLDENKIGAIPEEIGHLTGLQKFYMASNNLPVLPASLCQCSQLSVLDLSHNLLHSIPKSLAELRKMTEIGLSGNRLEKVPRLICRWTSLHLLYLGNTGLHRLRGSFRCLVNLRFLDLSQNHLDHCPLQICALKNLEVLGLDDNKIGQLPSELGSLSKLKILGLTGNEFLSFPEEVLSLASLEKLYIGQDQGFKLTYVPEHIRKLQSLKELYIENNHLEYLPVSLGSMPNLEVLDCRHNLLKQLPDAICQAQALKELRLEDNLLTHLPENLDSLVNLKVLTLMDNPMEEPPKEVCAEGNEAIWKYLKENRNRNIMATKIQAWWRGTMVQRGFGKFGELLKPQKKGKTSPKDKKGKKDVKGKPGKGKKK; this is translated from the exons ATGTCAAAAGACATAAAATCAGTAGAACATTCACCTAaaattcatcagagaaatgatcCACAGCACGTCAATGATAGAACATTTTTCATTGATGCCTCTAATCAGAGCTTGACTGCCATTCCTTTGGAGATCTTCacattcacagaattagaagaagtGCATTTGGAGAATAACCAGATTGAAGAAATTCCCCAGGAGATTCAGCGTTTAAAGAACATCAGGGTCCTCTACCTGGATAAGAACAACCTGAGGAGCCTGTGCCCGGCGCTGGGGCTGCTGAGCAGCCTGGAGAGCCTGGACCTGAGCTACAACCccatcttctcctcctcccttgtCGTTGTCAGCTTCCTCCACGCCCTGCGCGAGCTCCGGCTCTACCAGACCGACCTGAAGGAAATTCCCgtcgtcatctgtaaaaacctcCACCATCTCGAGCTGCTCGGACTGACTGGAAACCACCTGAAATGTCTGCCCAAGGAAATAGTGAACCAGACCAAGCTGAGGGAGATCTACCTGAAGCGAAACCAATTTGAAGTTTTCCCCCAGGAGCTCTGTGTTCTCTACACCCTGGAGATCATTGACCTGGACGAGAACAAAATCGGTGCCATCCCAGAAGAGATCGGACACCTGACGGGGCTGCAGAAGTTCTATATGGCTTCTAACAACCTTCCCGTTCTGCCCGCGTCCCTGTGCCAGTGTAGCCAACTGTCGGTGCTCGATTTATCCCACAACCTCCTCCACTCCATCCCGAAGAGCCTCGCCGAGCTCAGGAAGATGACGGAAATCGGGCTGAGCGGGAACCGCCTGGAGAAGGTGCCACGCCTCATTTGCAGGTGGACCTCGCTGCACCTGCTCTACCTGGGAAACACCGGCCTGCACAGGCTGCGGGGCTCCTTCAGGTGCCTGGTCAACTTGCGCTTCCTGGACCTAAGCCAGAACCATCTGGACCACTGCCCGCTGCAGATCTGTGCACTGAAAAACCTTGAAGTCCTGGGACTGGATGACAATAAAATAGGACAG TTACCTTCAGAATTGGGCTCACTTTCAAAACTGAAGATACTTGGACTAACAGGAAATGAGTTCCTTTCCTTTCCGGAGGAAGTCCTTTCTTTAGCATCTTTAGAGAAATTATACATTGGGCAAGACCAGGGATTCAAACTTACCTATGTGCCAGAACACATTAGGAAACTGCAG AGTCTCAAAGAGCTATATATAGAGAACAATCATCTGGAGTACCTGCCCGTATCCTTGGGGTCAATGCCTAACCTAGAAGTTCTTGATTGCCGGCACAATTTGCTTAAGCAACTTCCAGATGCCATTTGCCAAGCACAAG CTTTGAAAGAATTACGGCTGGAGGACAACTTGCTCACCCATCTTCCGGAGAATTTGGATTCCCTAGTGAATCTTAAGGTTCTGACACTGATGGACAATCCCATGGAAGAACCCCCAAAAGAAGTGTGTGCTGAAGGCAATGAGGCCATATGGAAATACCtcaaggaaaacagaaacaggaaTATAATGGCAACAAAG attcaggcatggtggcgtggaaCAATGGTACAGAGAGGATTTGGGAAATTCGGTGaactactaaaaccacaaaagaaaggaaagacctCTCCAAaagataagaaaggaaagaaggatgtaaaaggaaaaccaggaaagggaaaaaagaaataa
- the LRRIQ4 gene encoding leucine-rich repeat and IQ domain-containing protein 4 isoform X3 → MRRFWIFELFFTIMSKDIKSVEHSPKIHQRNDPQHVNDRTFFIDASNQSLTAIPLEIFTFTELEEVHLENNQIEEIPQEIQRLKNIRVLYLDKNNLRSLCPALGLLSSLESLDLSYNPIFSSSLVVVSFLHALRELRLYQTDLKEIPVVICKNLHHLELLGLTGNHLKCLPKEIVNQTKLREIYLKRNQFEVFPQELCVLYTLEIIDLDENKIGAIPEEIGHLTGLQKFYMASNNLPVLPASLCQCSQLSVLDLSHNLLHSIPKSLAELRKMTEIGLSGNRLEKVPRLICRWTSLHLLYLGNTGLHRLRGSFRCLVNLRFLDLSQNHLDHCPLQICALKNLEVLGLDDNKIGQSLKELYIENNHLEYLPVSLGSMPNLEVLDCRHNLLKQLPDAICQAQALKELRLEDNLLTHLPENLDSLVNLKVLTLMDNPMEEPPKEVCAEGNEAIWKYLKENRNRNIMATKIQAWWRGTMVQRGFGKFGELLKPQKKGKTSPKDKKGKKDVKGKPGKGKKK, encoded by the exons attttggatattTGAGCTTTTCTTCACAATAATGTCAAAAGACATAAAATCAGTAGAACATTCACCTAaaattcatcagagaaatgatcCACAGCACGTCAATGATAGAACATTTTTCATTGATGCCTCTAATCAGAGCTTGACTGCCATTCCTTTGGAGATCTTCacattcacagaattagaagaagtGCATTTGGAGAATAACCAGATTGAAGAAATTCCCCAGGAGATTCAGCGTTTAAAGAACATCAGGGTCCTCTACCTGGATAAGAACAACCTGAGGAGCCTGTGCCCGGCGCTGGGGCTGCTGAGCAGCCTGGAGAGCCTGGACCTGAGCTACAACCccatcttctcctcctcccttgtCGTTGTCAGCTTCCTCCACGCCCTGCGCGAGCTCCGGCTCTACCAGACCGACCTGAAGGAAATTCCCgtcgtcatctgtaaaaacctcCACCATCTCGAGCTGCTCGGACTGACTGGAAACCACCTGAAATGTCTGCCCAAGGAAATAGTGAACCAGACCAAGCTGAGGGAGATCTACCTGAAGCGAAACCAATTTGAAGTTTTCCCCCAGGAGCTCTGTGTTCTCTACACCCTGGAGATCATTGACCTGGACGAGAACAAAATCGGTGCCATCCCAGAAGAGATCGGACACCTGACGGGGCTGCAGAAGTTCTATATGGCTTCTAACAACCTTCCCGTTCTGCCCGCGTCCCTGTGCCAGTGTAGCCAACTGTCGGTGCTCGATTTATCCCACAACCTCCTCCACTCCATCCCGAAGAGCCTCGCCGAGCTCAGGAAGATGACGGAAATCGGGCTGAGCGGGAACCGCCTGGAGAAGGTGCCACGCCTCATTTGCAGGTGGACCTCGCTGCACCTGCTCTACCTGGGAAACACCGGCCTGCACAGGCTGCGGGGCTCCTTCAGGTGCCTGGTCAACTTGCGCTTCCTGGACCTAAGCCAGAACCATCTGGACCACTGCCCGCTGCAGATCTGTGCACTGAAAAACCTTGAAGTCCTGGGACTGGATGACAATAAAATAGGACAG AGTCTCAAAGAGCTATATATAGAGAACAATCATCTGGAGTACCTGCCCGTATCCTTGGGGTCAATGCCTAACCTAGAAGTTCTTGATTGCCGGCACAATTTGCTTAAGCAACTTCCAGATGCCATTTGCCAAGCACAAG CTTTGAAAGAATTACGGCTGGAGGACAACTTGCTCACCCATCTTCCGGAGAATTTGGATTCCCTAGTGAATCTTAAGGTTCTGACACTGATGGACAATCCCATGGAAGAACCCCCAAAAGAAGTGTGTGCTGAAGGCAATGAGGCCATATGGAAATACCtcaaggaaaacagaaacaggaaTATAATGGCAACAAAG attcaggcatggtggcgtggaaCAATGGTACAGAGAGGATTTGGGAAATTCGGTGaactactaaaaccacaaaagaaaggaaagacctCTCCAAaagataagaaaggaaagaaggatgtaaaaggaaaaccaggaaagggaaaaaagaaataa
- the LRRIQ4 gene encoding leucine-rich repeat and IQ domain-containing protein 4 isoform X4 has protein sequence MSKDIKSVEHSPKIHQRNDPQHVNDRTFFIDASNQSLTAIPLEIFTFTELEEVHLENNQIEEIPQEIQRLKNIRVLYLDKNNLRSLCPALGLLSSLESLDLSYNPIFSSSLVVVSFLHALRELRLYQTDLKEIPVVICKNLHHLELLGLTGNHLKCLPKEIVNQTKLREIYLKRNQFEVFPQELCVLYTLEIIDLDENKIGAIPEEIGHLTGLQKFYMASNNLPVLPASLCQCSQLSVLDLSHNLLHSIPKSLAELRKMTEIGLSGNRLEKVPRLICRWTSLHLLYLGNTGLHRLRGSFRCLVNLRFLDLSQNHLDHCPLQICALKNLEVLGLDDNKIGQSLKELYIENNHLEYLPVSLGSMPNLEVLDCRHNLLKQLPDAICQAQALKELRLEDNLLTHLPENLDSLVNLKVLTLMDNPMEEPPKEVCAEGNEAIWKYLKENRNRNIMATKIQAWWRGTMVQRGFGKFGELLKPQKKGKTSPKDKKGKKDVKGKPGKGKKK, from the exons ATGTCAAAAGACATAAAATCAGTAGAACATTCACCTAaaattcatcagagaaatgatcCACAGCACGTCAATGATAGAACATTTTTCATTGATGCCTCTAATCAGAGCTTGACTGCCATTCCTTTGGAGATCTTCacattcacagaattagaagaagtGCATTTGGAGAATAACCAGATTGAAGAAATTCCCCAGGAGATTCAGCGTTTAAAGAACATCAGGGTCCTCTACCTGGATAAGAACAACCTGAGGAGCCTGTGCCCGGCGCTGGGGCTGCTGAGCAGCCTGGAGAGCCTGGACCTGAGCTACAACCccatcttctcctcctcccttgtCGTTGTCAGCTTCCTCCACGCCCTGCGCGAGCTCCGGCTCTACCAGACCGACCTGAAGGAAATTCCCgtcgtcatctgtaaaaacctcCACCATCTCGAGCTGCTCGGACTGACTGGAAACCACCTGAAATGTCTGCCCAAGGAAATAGTGAACCAGACCAAGCTGAGGGAGATCTACCTGAAGCGAAACCAATTTGAAGTTTTCCCCCAGGAGCTCTGTGTTCTCTACACCCTGGAGATCATTGACCTGGACGAGAACAAAATCGGTGCCATCCCAGAAGAGATCGGACACCTGACGGGGCTGCAGAAGTTCTATATGGCTTCTAACAACCTTCCCGTTCTGCCCGCGTCCCTGTGCCAGTGTAGCCAACTGTCGGTGCTCGATTTATCCCACAACCTCCTCCACTCCATCCCGAAGAGCCTCGCCGAGCTCAGGAAGATGACGGAAATCGGGCTGAGCGGGAACCGCCTGGAGAAGGTGCCACGCCTCATTTGCAGGTGGACCTCGCTGCACCTGCTCTACCTGGGAAACACCGGCCTGCACAGGCTGCGGGGCTCCTTCAGGTGCCTGGTCAACTTGCGCTTCCTGGACCTAAGCCAGAACCATCTGGACCACTGCCCGCTGCAGATCTGTGCACTGAAAAACCTTGAAGTCCTGGGACTGGATGACAATAAAATAGGACAG AGTCTCAAAGAGCTATATATAGAGAACAATCATCTGGAGTACCTGCCCGTATCCTTGGGGTCAATGCCTAACCTAGAAGTTCTTGATTGCCGGCACAATTTGCTTAAGCAACTTCCAGATGCCATTTGCCAAGCACAAG CTTTGAAAGAATTACGGCTGGAGGACAACTTGCTCACCCATCTTCCGGAGAATTTGGATTCCCTAGTGAATCTTAAGGTTCTGACACTGATGGACAATCCCATGGAAGAACCCCCAAAAGAAGTGTGTGCTGAAGGCAATGAGGCCATATGGAAATACCtcaaggaaaacagaaacaggaaTATAATGGCAACAAAG attcaggcatggtggcgtggaaCAATGGTACAGAGAGGATTTGGGAAATTCGGTGaactactaaaaccacaaaagaaaggaaagacctCTCCAAaagataagaaaggaaagaaggatgtaaaaggaaaaccaggaaagggaaaaaagaaataa